One window of Bacteroidales bacterium genomic DNA carries:
- a CDS encoding VOC family protein, translating into MTTINPYLTFNGNCEEAFNFYKSVFGGEFPYIGRFKDMPAGSPVPDDMKEKIMHVSLPISKETTLMGSDASETFGQTANFGDNISLSVNTDSEEEATSLFAALSEGGRITMPLEKTFWNALFGMCTDQFGINWMVNYDFAQNH; encoded by the coding sequence ATGACTACAATTAATCCTTATCTTACCTTCAATGGAAACTGCGAAGAAGCCTTCAATTTTTACAAATCAGTGTTTGGCGGCGAGTTTCCGTACATCGGACGATTCAAAGACATGCCCGCCGGTTCGCCTGTTCCCGACGACATGAAAGAGAAAATCATGCATGTTTCACTACCGATCAGCAAAGAAACTACCCTGATGGGCAGCGATGCAAGCGAAACGTTTGGTCAGACAGCCAATTTTGGTGATAATATTTCCCTTTCAGTAAATACTGATTCTGAAGAAGAAGCAACAAGTCTTTTTGCCGCACTTTCCGAAGGCGGCAGGATAACCATGCCCCTGGAAAAAACTTTCTGGAATGCCTTGTTTGGCATGTGTACCGATCAGTTCGGCATCAACTGGATGGTAAATTATGATTTTGCACAAAACCATTAA
- a CDS encoding Txe/YoeB family addiction module toxin has protein sequence MGRYQIKIKETAQKDLLEISTSGDLSTIQKVETIFHELEEYPKTGTGKPELLRYELSGFWSRRLNRKDRIIYEIDENEAVVTVLSVLGHY, from the coding sequence ATGGGAAGATATCAAATCAAAATAAAGGAAACAGCTCAAAAGGATTTGCTTGAAATTTCCACAAGCGGGGATCTATCAACCATTCAAAAAGTTGAAACGATTTTTCATGAGCTTGAAGAATACCCAAAAACAGGAACCGGAAAGCCTGAACTATTGCGTTACGAATTGTCAGGTTTCTGGTCGCGGCGGCTCAACCGCAAAGACCGGATCATTTATGAAATTGACGAAAATGAGGCTGTGGTGACGGTTTTATCTGTTCTGGGGCATTATTAA